In the Acropora muricata isolate sample 2 chromosome 10, ASM3666990v1, whole genome shotgun sequence genome, one interval contains:
- the LOC136931893 gene encoding uncharacterized protein, whose amino-acid sequence MVIVYQEKEIATLEDIQKLKVKDLKEILRSNSEATGGMKADLVLKVYAILMRDVLQPAENRQENVGHGGDFKYVEVIRRISALGWSTDLRQLPELNFIQLYDYLVVSTRKYRHIVLKGTNYKKLKSYQFFFEGNVKRLESKIHEDKTYVKASVLPSMKKTPYRVVVEFTPQCDVLRATCTCPAGLGLLGKGKCNHVGGVLFALEDFTRRHLQQHPEPLSCTSRLSVWVVPRNQSVAAKPLDQVLIRKIRFGKKNIRMQPKVIKFDPRAPHHRTRDVERFRTLSENLQNCLASSSFFLFHDLKSKCSEMRPTEEVQHQQEGLAFTDSYDIATNRFKRMMDEHASGLTITDEEIQETERSTRGQSANNLWFERRKTVLTASNFGKAAKTKVEPSNKVKAILYSNFTTESVQYGIESEPKAVDLFVSQMNKEGIAVKVEEVGLLISKEKPYLGASLDRIVTFVDNNEKWGMEIKSPFSKAGMTVRDACNSKNFYLEKLADTSIQLKRNHDYYWQVQGQLYCSNVSLKGIIFTVYFGDNMPLFIENIPFHSSTWYETFLPKIDFFYRRAFLPEIITRRVQRGKLLYLHGGWLSYGQYSCSRTGLKLRFQRET is encoded by the coding sequence ATGGTGATAGTTTACCAAGAAAAGGAAATTGCGACTCTAGAGGATATTCAGAAGCTGAAAGTTAAGGATTTAAAGGAAATTTTGCGTTCGAATTCGGAAGCCACCGGCGGCATGAAAGCTGACTTAGTGCTTAAAGTCTACGCGATCTTGATGCGCGACGTGCTTCAGCCGGCGGAGAATCGCCAGGAAAATGTAGGACATGGAGGAGATTTTAAATATGTCGAAGTCATAAGAAGAATTTCTGCACTCGGATGGTCTACAGATCTGCGCCAGCTTCCAGAACTAAATTTTATTCAGCTCTACGATTATCTTGTTGTGTCAACGCGTAAATACCGACACATCGTACTCAAGGGCACGAACTACAAGAAATTAAAAtcctatcaattttttttcgagGGGAACGTTAAAAGACTAGAGAGCAAAATTCATGAGGACAAAACTTATGTTAAGGCCAGTGTATTGCCATCAATGAAAAAGACTCCGTATCGAGTAGTTGTGGAGTTCACACCTCAATGTGATGTATTGCGCGCAACGTGTACATGTCCTGCTGGACTTGGTTTACTTGGCAAAGGAAAGTGCAATCATGTTGGAGGCGTGCTGTTTGCCTTGGAAGATTTTACAAGACGACATCTACAGCAACACCCTGAACCGCTATCTTGTACCTCGCGTCTTTCTGTTTGGGTTGTCCCACGGAATCAAAGCGTCGCAGCCAAACCCCTTGACCAGGtgttaataagaaaaataagatttggaaagaaaaatatcagAATGCAACCGAAAGTTATTAAGTTTGACCCAAGAGCACCGCACCACCGCACCAGAGATGTGGAGAGATTTCGAACCTTGAGTGAGAATCTCCAAAATTGCTTGGCGTCcagttcattttttctttttcatgaccTCAAGTCCAAGTGTTCTGAAATGAGACCAACGGAAGAGGTGCAGCACCAACAGGAAGGCTTGGCCTTTACCGACAGCTATGACATAGCTACAAATCGGTTCAAAAGAATGATGGATGAACACGCTTCAGGTCTCACGATTACTGACGAGGAGATACAAGAAACTGAGAGGTCGACACGAGGGCAAAGCGCGAACAATTTATGGTTTGAAAGGAGGAAAACTGTTCTGACtgcctcaaattttggaaaGGCGGCAAAAACAAAGGTGGAGCCATCAAATAAAGTAAAAGCTATTTTATATTCAAACTTTACAACTGAATCTGTTCAGTATGGCATTGAAAGCGAACCAAAAGCTGTTGATTTATTTGTGAGCCAAATGAATAAAGAAGGTATAGCAGTGAAGGTAGAGGAAGTTGGGCTATTAATATCTAAGGAAAAACCCTACCTTGGAGCAAGCTTGGACAGAATAGTGACTTTTGTTGACAACAATGAGAAGTGGGGAATGGAAATAAAATCCCCTTTCAGCAAAGCTGGTATGACAGTGAGAGATGCATGCAATTCCAAAAATTTCTACCTGGAAAAGCTGGCTGATACATCAATACAACTTAAAAGAAACCATGATTACTATTGGCAAGTTCAAGGACAACTGTACTGTTCCAATGTGTCCCTAAAGGGCATTATATTTACTGTGTACTTTGGAGATAACATGCCCTTATTTATAGAGAACATCCCTTTCCATTCAAGCACATGGTATGAAACTTTCCTTCCAAAGATTGATTTCTTTTACAGAAGAGCTTTTTTGCCCGAGATAATTACAAGGAGAGTGCAGAGAGGAAAACTTCTTTATCTACATGGTGGTTGGCTTTCATATGGACAATACTCATGTTCAAGAACTGGTTTAAAATTGAGGTTTCAGAGAGAAACTTAG